From the genome of Pseudomonas putida:
AGCTCTGAACGTGCAAGGAACCCAAGCATGACCACACAAGACCTCGGCGCCTGGATCGGCCGCAGCGAGCGCTGCGAGGAGCGTCTCTCGCACCTGCTGGTAAAACGCATCGCCGCCACGCTCAGCGAAGCCTGCCCGGCGCCCGGCGAGGCGCTACCCCTGCTTTGGCACTGGGCGTTCTTCCAGCCAAACGTCGAGGCGGCAGGCCTTGGCGCCGATGGCCATCCGGCTCGTGGCGGCTTCCTGCCGCCAGCTGAAAACCGCAATCGCATGTGGGCCGGCAGTCGCCTGCAGTTCATCACCCCATTACGTGTCGAAGCCGATGTGACCCGGGTCTCCACGGTGCTCAAGGCCGAGGAGAAGCACGGCCGCACTGGGTCGCTGCTGTTCGTCACGGTCAAGCACGAGTACCTGCAGGACGAACGCGTGGTATTGATCGAGGAACAGGACATCGTCTACCGCGAACCTACCCCGCCCAAGCTCGGCGGCACCGACTCCGCCCCAGCGGCCCAGTGGCA
Proteins encoded in this window:
- a CDS encoding FAS1-like dehydratase domain-containing protein, yielding MTTQDLGAWIGRSERCEERLSHLLVKRIAATLSEACPAPGEALPLLWHWAFFQPNVEAAGLGADGHPARGGFLPPAENRNRMWAGSRLQFITPLRVEADVTRVSTVLKAEEKHGRTGSLLFVTVKHEYLQDERVVLIEEQDIVYREPTPPKLGGTDSAPAAQWQEPVNPDATLLFRYSAVTFNGHRIHYDWPYVTETEGYPGLVVHGPLIATLNLRAFLRANPGAQVESYSFRGLRPLISPAPFEVGGRMLDDGKAQVWATAEAGMAQSGEIEFSLERPR